In a single window of the Bactrocera dorsalis isolate Fly_Bdor chromosome 2, ASM2337382v1, whole genome shotgun sequence genome:
- the LOC125776607 gene encoding ficolin-1-like, with the protein MLRFILFLLLHYSLWFPIKNVCGEDLDSSTSYDCTFDVQIDVFKKFLEELQAAREREDDIWTQISLIETKLQSVEEQLSVRKSVPSSCLEAAAESFKSGVYNITLEKFSDTPFAVYCNEDVDKGGWLVIQRRVSDAVDFNRGWLEYKNGFGVLDENYWIGLEKLHAFTSSCQHELYIEMQRYSGKSNYARYSEFVVGGESEGYPLKILGTYEGTAGDSLTYHEGAKFTTRDQDNDNYSLNNCAVLYKGGWWFTKCAYSHLNTAYGGNWGGISVNETLKSTQMMIRPTVECLRRMSLKTK; encoded by the exons ATGCTCCGCTTTATATTGTTCCTGTTACTACATTATTCATTGTGGTTTCCCATTAAGAACGTTTGCGGTGAAGATCTAGATTCAAGCACGAGTTATGACTGCACTTTTGATGTGCAAATAGATGTCTTTAAAAAGTTCCTTGAAGAATTGCAAGCTGCGCGTGAGCGAGAAGATGATATTTGGACACAAATATCTCTCATTGAAACCAAACTGCAATCGGTAGAGGAACAGCTGAG TGTTCGAAAGTCGGTGCCTTCAAGTTGCTTGGAAGCAGCAGCTGAGAGCTTCAAAAGTGGTGTTTACAATATAACATTGGAAAAGTTTAGTGACACACCCTTTGCCGTATACTGTAACGAAGATGTTGACAAAGGTGGTTGGTTAGTTATACAACGACGTGTCAGTGATGCCGTGGACTTTAATAGAGGTTGGCTGGAGTATAAGAACGGTTTCGGGGTGCTGGATGAAAATTATTGGATTGGTTTGGAAAAACTACATGCGTTCACCAGTAGTTGTCAGCATGAGCTTTATATAGAAATGCAGAGATATAGTGGTAAAAGTAATTATGCGCGCTACTCGGAATTTGTAGTCGGAGGTGAATCGGAGGGCTATCCTCTTAAAATATTGGGTACTTATGAAGGCACTGCTGGCGATAGCTTGACATATCACGAGGGTGCGAAGTTCACCACTCGTGATCAGGATAATGACAACTATTCCCTTAATAATTGTGCTGTTCTTTACAAAGGCGGCTGGTGGTTTACAAAATGTGCCTATAG TCATCTTAATACAGCATACGGCGGCAATTGGGGCGGCATATCTGTGAATGAAACTTTGAAATCAACGCAAATGATGATACGCCCCACAGTGGAATGCCTAAGGCGCATGTCTCTGAAGACCaaatga